The Cucurbita pepo subsp. pepo cultivar mu-cu-16 chromosome LG08, ASM280686v2, whole genome shotgun sequence genome contains a region encoding:
- the LOC111800427 gene encoding protein NLP9-like: MENPFSSKEEGMMGYWGPSRTQAETMNSTDAGMRILSPEDVLPTFSDMMNFDSYAAIDQIFTSCGFSSMPQMSTCGSIEGLSFVEGGCHEGFPLNEHGGASISMANSFTCGDKAMFQLPDTEFGVSNVSDNANKVDSKSNDVPVDMDSCLISRPFGWSLDEKMLRVLSMFKESSPGGILAQVWVPVKHGDQFFLSTSEQPYLLDQMLTGYREVSRSFTFSAEGKLGSLLGLPGRVFTSKLPEWTSNVRYYSDHEYLRMQHAIGHDVYGSIALPVFNNEVEKSCCAVLEVVTTKEKPNFDAEIDIVSQALETVSLSTVPPPRLYSQCLKKNQRAALAEIVDVLRVVCHAHRLPLALTWIPCCYSFDAVDEVARVRVKENNINPEEKFVLCIEETACYVNDKSTQGFVHACLEHHLEEGQGIAGKALQSNHPFFYPDVKAYDINKYPLVHHARKFGLNAAVAIRLRSMYTGNDDYILEFFLPVNMKGAAEQQLLLNNLSVTMQRMCRSLRTVSKEELIGAEDSVVDFQSGLIGKSTTTSMRNSQSTVTDSETRVSNSINNGAEAECPEKQMTDGSWKQGEKKRSTSEKNVSLSVLQQYFSGSLKDAAKSIGVCPTTLKRICRQHGILRWPSRKINKVNRSLRKIQTVLDSVKGVEGGLKFDPTTGCLMAGSLIPELNAQNSLLFSDNNPAIPNLDLFLHDVNSVPSAPFNTQNSAIKLEMDESSVSISQRTSSRGVLIPEKEPNVRQHDCSEGLESAGVDAASCQLADLDMMSWDVQGNASVSIAAKKSDRLDFVKNDLRSGDADCQFMAKSSISFAAADEVGTVLNEHYQPTTSSMTDSSNGSGLMIHGSSSSSQSVERKHLPEKVGSVDSESKIIVKASYKDDTVRFKFDPCLGYLQLYEEVGMRFKLNQGTFQLKYLDDEKEWVMLVSNSDLQECLEVMDEIGTRNVRFLVRDIVCAVGSSGSSSCFLSGCS, encoded by the exons ATGGAAAACCCCTTTTCGTCCAAGGAGGAAGGGATGATGGGGTATTGGGGACCTTCCAGAACTCAGGCCGAAACTATGAATTCCACTGACGCTGGAATGAGGATTTTGAGTCCTGAAGATGTCCTCCCCACCTTCTCTGACATGATGAATTTTGATTCTTATGCGGCAATCGATCAGATTTTCACATCTTGTGGGTTTTCATCGATGCCCCAAATGAGTACTTGCGGTTCTATCGAGGGCTTGTCTTTTGTAGAAGGGGGGTGCCATGAAGGATTCCCTCTGAATGAACATGGTGGAGCTTCTATTTCCATGGCGAATTCTTTTACTTGTGGGGACAAGGCGATGTTTCAGCTGCCAGACACTGAATTTGGGGTGTCTAATGTTTCGGACAACGCAAACAAAGTAGATTCTAAATCAAATGATGTCCCTGTAGACATGGATAGCTGTCTGATCTCTAGGCCGTTTGGTTGGTCACTTGATGAGAAAATGCTGAGGGTTTTATCCATGTTTAAAGAGTCATCACCTGGAGGTATTTTGGCTCAAGTCTGGGTTCCTGTGAAGCATGGAGACCAATTCTTCTTGAGCACCAGCGAGCAGCCATATTTGCTTGATCAAATGCTCACAGGGTACCGTGAAGTGTCGAGGTCGTTTACATTCTCAGCAGAAGGAAAACTGGGTTCTCTCCTTGGGCTTCCTGGTCGTGTTTTCACCTCCAAACTCCCAGAATGGACATCAAATGTTAGATATTACAGTGACCACGAGTATCTGAGAATGCAACATGCAATCGGTCATGACGTTTATGGATCGATTGCCTTACCGGTATTCAATAACGAAGTCGAAAAATCATGCTGTGCCGTACTTGAAGTTGTTACTACAAAGGAGAAGCCCAATTTTGATGCAGAAATCGACATTGTTTCCCAAGCACTAGAG ACTGTTAGCTTGAGCACTGTTCCGCCTCCTCGACTATATTCGCAG TGCTTGAAGAAGAACCAGAGAGCTGCACTGGCGGAGATAGTGGACGTGCTACGTGTTGTATGTCATGCACATAGACTACCTCTTGCCCTAACCTGGATTCCTTGTTGTTATTCTTTCGACGCCGTTGATGAGGTTGCAAGAGTTCGTGTTAAGGAGAACAACATTAACCCAGAGGAGAAATTTGTATTATGTATTGAGGAAACAGCATGTTATGTGAATGACAAATCAACTCAAGGATTCGTGCATGCATGTCTGGAGCATCATCTTGAAGAAGGGCAAGGGATAGCTGGGAAAGCTCTTCAATCTAATCATCCCTTCTTTTATCCTGACGTGAAGGCAtatgatattaataaatatccGCTGGTCCATCACGCACGCAAGTTCGGTTTGAATGCTGCAGTTGCAATCAGGCTGAGAAGCATGTACACCGGCAACGATGATTATATACTTGAATTCTTTCTACCTGTCAATATGAAAGGAGCTGCAGAACAACAACTATTGTTAAACAATCTCTCTGTTACCATGCAAAGAATGTGCAGGAGTTTGAGGACAGTTTCAAAGGAAGAACTAATAGGGGCTGAGGATTCTGTTGTTGACTTTCAGAGTGGATTAATTGGGAAGTCCACAACTACATCAATGAGAAACTCGCAATCCACGGTAACAGACAGTGAAACAAGGGTGTCTAACTCGATAAATAATGGAGCTGAAGCGGAATGTCCTGAGAAGCAG ATGACTGATGGATCATGGAAGCAGGGTGAGAAAAAACGTAGCACATCCGAAAAAAACGTGAGCTTGAGTGTTCTACAGCAATATTTTTCTGGGAGTCTCAAGGATGCAGCAAAGAGCATTGGTG TTTGTCCAACAACGCTGAAAAGAATATGCAGACAACACGGGATTTTGAGGTGGCCGTCCCGTAAAATAAACAAGGTAAACCGTTCGTTAAGGAAAATACAGACGGTTCTTGATTCTGTGAAGGGGGTGGAGGGCGGCCTGAAGTTTGATCCAACTACAGGGTGTCTTATGGCTGGTTCTCTTATTCCAGAACTCAATGCACAAAATAGTCTTCTCTTCTCTGATAATAACCCAGCTATACCAAACCTTGACCTGTTCCTTCATGACGTAAATTCGGTTCCTTCGGCCCCTTTCAATACTCAGAATTCTGCCATCAAACTGGAAATGGACGAGTCTTCCGTTTCTATATCCCAAAGAACGTCATCGAGGGGTGTTCTCATTCCAGAGAAGGAACCGAACGTTCGCCAGCATGATTGTAGTGAAGGTTTGGAGTCCGCTGGTGTAGATGCTGCATCATGCCAGCTTGCTGATCTGGATATGATGAGTTGGGATGTCCAAGGGAATGCCTCAGTTTCTATTGCTGCTAAAAAAAGTGACAGATTGGATTTTGTGAAGAACGATTTGAGATCAGGAGATGCCGACTGCCAATTTATGGCCAAGAGCTCGATCTCTTTTGCAGCTGCTGATGAAGTCGGTACCGTGTTGAATGAACATTACCAGCCAACTACTTCGAGCATGACCGACTCATCAAATGGCTCTGGCTTAATGATTCATGGCAGTTCATCTAGCAGTCAGAGCGTCGAGAGGAAGCATTTGCCAGAAAAAGTTGGCTCGGTTGACAGCGAATCCAAGATTATTGTAAAAGCTTCATACAAAGACGACACAGTTCGATTCAAGTTCGATCCTTGTTTAGGATATCTCCAGCTCTACGAAGAAGTTGGCATGCGATTCAAGCTAAACCAAGGAACATTTCAACTCAAATACCTAGACGATGAAAAAGAATGGGTGATGCTAGTAAGCAATTCAGACTTACAGGAATGTCTCGAGGTGATGGACGAAATCGGCACGAGAAATGTGAGGTTTCTCGTCCGTGATATCGTGTGTGCCGTGGGCAGTTCAGGTAGCAGTAGTTGCTTCCTATCTGGATGTTCCTAA